One window of Burkholderia vietnamiensis LMG 10929 genomic DNA carries:
- the rpmJ gene encoding 50S ribosomal protein L36, translating to MKVMASVKRICRNCKIIKRKGVVRVICSSDPRHKQRQG from the coding sequence ATGAAAGTGATGGCATCGGTTAAGCGCATTTGCCGCAATTGCAAGATCATCAAGCGCAAAGGCGTCGTTCGCGTGATCTGCAGCTCGGATCCGCGCCACAAGCAGCGCCAAGGCTGA
- the infA gene encoding translation initiation factor IF-1, translating into MAKDDVIQMQGEVIENLPNATFRVKLENGHVVLGHISGKMRMHYIRILPGDKVTVELTPYDLSRARIVFRAK; encoded by the coding sequence ATGGCCAAAGACGATGTAATCCAGATGCAGGGTGAGGTGATCGAAAACCTCCCGAATGCGACCTTCCGTGTGAAGCTGGAAAACGGCCATGTCGTGTTGGGGCATATCTCCGGGAAGATGCGGATGCACTACATCCGTATCTTGCCGGGCGACAAGGTCACGGTTGAATTGACGCCTTACGATCTGTCTCGTGCGCGGATCGTGTTCCGGGCGAAGTGA
- the secY gene encoding preprotein translocase subunit SecY → MANSPSLAKPGRSTAKFGDLRRRAMFLLLALIVYRIGAHIPVPGIDPDQLAKLFQSQAGGILGMFNMFSGGALSRFTIFALGIMPYISASIIMQLLAIVSPQLEALKKEGQAGQRKITQYTRYFTVVLATFQAFGIAAALENQPGLVIDPGMLFRLTTVVTLVTGTMFLMWLGEQITERGLGNGISIIIFGGIAAGFPNAVGGLFELVRTGSMSIISAIIIVVLIAAVTYLVVFIERGQRKILVNYAKRQVGNKIYGGQSSHLPLKLNMSGVIPPIFASSIILFPATILGWFSTGQPSGSWISNTLHNVAEALKPGQPVYVLLYTLAIVFFCFFYTALVFNSRETADNLKKSGAFVPGIRPGDQTARYIDRILTRLTLAGAIYIVFVCLLPEFLVLRWNVPFYFGGTSLLIIVVVTMDFMAQVQSYVMSQQYESLLKKANFKGGNIPMR, encoded by the coding sequence TTGGCTAACAGCCCGAGTCTTGCAAAACCCGGTCGAAGCACGGCGAAATTCGGCGATCTGCGCCGGCGAGCGATGTTCCTGCTCCTGGCGCTGATCGTCTATCGCATCGGCGCGCACATCCCCGTGCCGGGCATCGATCCGGATCAACTGGCGAAGCTGTTCCAGAGTCAGGCGGGCGGCATCCTGGGCATGTTCAACATGTTCTCGGGTGGCGCACTGTCCCGCTTCACGATCTTCGCGCTGGGGATCATGCCGTACATCTCGGCGTCGATCATCATGCAGTTGCTGGCGATCGTCTCGCCGCAGCTCGAGGCGCTGAAGAAGGAAGGGCAGGCAGGGCAACGGAAGATCACGCAGTACACGCGGTATTTCACCGTGGTGCTCGCGACCTTCCAGGCGTTCGGTATCGCGGCTGCGCTGGAAAACCAGCCTGGCCTCGTGATCGATCCCGGCATGCTGTTCCGGCTGACGACGGTCGTGACGCTGGTTACCGGCACGATGTTCCTGATGTGGCTGGGTGAGCAGATCACCGAGCGTGGTCTCGGCAACGGCATCTCGATCATCATCTTCGGCGGGATCGCAGCAGGGTTTCCGAATGCCGTCGGTGGGCTGTTCGAGCTGGTGCGTACGGGTTCGATGAGCATCATTTCGGCGATCATCATAGTCGTTCTGATCGCCGCGGTGACTTACCTGGTCGTGTTCATCGAACGCGGGCAGCGCAAGATCCTCGTGAACTACGCGAAGCGCCAGGTCGGCAACAAGATCTACGGTGGCCAGTCGTCGCACTTGCCGCTGAAGCTGAACATGTCGGGCGTGATTCCGCCGATCTTCGCATCGTCGATCATCCTGTTCCCGGCCACGATTCTCGGCTGGTTCAGCACGGGTCAACCGTCGGGAAGCTGGATCTCCAACACGTTGCATAACGTCGCGGAGGCGCTGAAGCCGGGCCAGCCGGTCTATGTGTTGCTGTACACGCTGGCGATCGTGTTTTTCTGCTTCTTCTACACCGCACTGGTGTTCAACAGCAGGGAAACCGCGGACAACCTGAAGAAGAGCGGGGCGTTCGTTCCTGGCATCCGTCCGGGCGACCAAACTGCGCGATATATCGACCGCATCCTCACGCGTCTGACGCTGGCCGGTGCGATTTATATCGTCTTCGTTTGTTTGCTGCCGGAATTCCTGGTGCTGCGCTGGAACGTGCCGTTTTATTTTGGTGGAACGTCGCTGCTGATCATTGTCGTCGTCACGATGGACTTCATGGCGCAGGTGCAGTCGTACGTTATGTCGCAACAGTATGAGTCGCTGCTCAAGAAGGCAAACTTCAAGGGCGGCAACATCCCAATGCGTTAA